From the Periophthalmus magnuspinnatus isolate fPerMag1 chromosome 1, fPerMag1.2.pri, whole genome shotgun sequence genome, one window contains:
- the tmc8 gene encoding transmembrane channel-like protein 7, with translation MRHLMRSDIQNFLCFFTEIPKMDEHNSVSLMRLPSDESTHSTLSSDSELYRAQILDLLPSSQMGHLNKNNNIYLDNGSQVTTQPIRNLLLGLQAKRTVRDMRKMQKSRIGVWESWRRSQSIYRRRVREQTGEALRGLVPWQRTLHSIEGRFGVGVKAYFVFLRYLVYLNLLLCALVGGLILGPTAFYGKGMRSDFLKFGANDSVLDFFLGTGYLERSPVFYGFYSRGSLEFPCLNTPLLYLYAVLSIYFISLLLVVRRTVVGYKHTWILMKRLNTFVSYKIFCGWDHTIRDPSAAALKHNFIRNDLKLFFDEQNFTLREAQRTLGQWIRLYLLRFLLNLIVLALLSGAFFFIYFATKMSQSENNERGHWLFSLFLQYLPPMTITTVNMVLPHIFRKISAFEDNSFTTQVNATLVRSIFLKLGSLGIYLFFTFTTNHDQCWENQIGREMYKLCIFNFLTTFSFAFFINYPRKLVQEKYPSSLVARLSGKQQFLIPFNVLDLVYAQTVSWVGVYYCPLLPLIGTVALTATFYIKKFTLLRCCVAEQRMFRASSSSVLFHFMLLLGLAIAGVTLAFNLLRSSLMPSCGPFGNGRSVLNVTGACMQTLPSPVQTTIHFLSSAAFALPLLMTQVIMLTFYVSRRRANNKTIERLKQMLVTTSADKRFLVKEHATILRCRKRHPDSAQTDKSRSLNQEPGSPPPTQDVPEGIL, from the exons ATGAGACATTTAATGAGATCAGACATTCAGAATTTTTTATGCTTCTTCACTGAAATCCCAAAAATGGATGAACACAACAGTGTCAGCCTCATGCGGCTCCCCTCTG ATGAGAGCACCCACTCCACCCTCTCCTCGGACTCTGAGTTATATCGAGCCCAGATTTTGGACCTGCTCCCAAGTTCGCAGATGGGACAtcttaataaaaacaacaacatttaccTGGACAATGGATCACAGGTGAccactcagccaatcaggaaccTACTCCTAGGGCTACAGGCCAAGAGAACTGTCCG GGACATGAGGAAGATGCAAAAGAGCAGGATAGGTGTTTGGGAGTCCTGGAGGCGAAGCCAGAGCATCTACAGGAGGAGGGTcagggagcagacaggagaggcTCTCAGAGGACTGGTGCCATGGCAACGCACATTACACTCAATTGAAG GTCGGTTTGGAGTGGGCGTTAAAGCTTATTTTGTGTTCCTGAGATATCTGGTGTACCTCAACCTCCTGCTCTGCGCTCTGGTTGGGGGTCTTATATTGGGACCAACTGCATTTTATGGGAAAGGCATGAGAAGTG attttttaaagtttggggCCAATGATTCAGTGCTGGATTTCTTCTTGGGAACA GGATACTTGGAACGATCCCCTGTGTTCTATGGATTTTACTCTCGTGGGTCACTCGAATTCCCTTGTTTGAATACACCTCTGTTATACCTCTATGCAGTTCTCTCCATTTACTTCATCAGTCTCCTCCTGGTTGTGCGGAG GACAGTAGTGGGCTACAAGCACACATGGATCCTGATGAAACGCCTGAACACTTTTGTGTCATATAAAATATTCTGTGGATGGGACCACACCATCCGGGACCCTTCTGCTGCCGCTCTCAAGCACAACTTCATCAGGAACGACCTGAAG CTGTTTTTTGATGAGCAGAACTTTACTTTACGTGAGGCCCAGAGGACACTTGGACAGTGGATTCGGCTTTACCTGCTGCGCTTCCTCCTCAACCTCATTGTACTCGCTCTGCTCAGTGGAGCCTTCTTCTTCATTTACTTTGcaacaaaaatgtcccagtctGAAAATAATGAG AGAGGACACTGGTTGTTCAGCCTGTTTCTCCAGTACTTGCCTCCCATGACCATAACTACAGTAAACATGGTCCTTCCTCATATTTTCCGTAAGATCTCAGCCTTTGAAGATAACTCTTTCACTACTCAGGTCAATGCAACACTTGTACG AAGTATCTTTCTGAAACTTGGGTCTTTggggatttatttgtttttcaccTTTACCACCAATCATGATCAA tgttggGAGAATCAGATCGGCAGAGAGATGTACAAGCTCTGCATCTTCAACTTCCTCACCACATTCTCTTTTGCCTTCTtcataaattaccccaggaA GTTAGTGCAGGAAAAGTACCCATCATCCCTTGTGGCTCGTTTGTCTGGAAAACAGCAGTTCCTGATTCCCTTCAATGTTCTGGATCTGGTGTATGCACAAACAGTGTCCTGGGTTGGGGTGTactactgccccctgctgccaCTCATCGGAACAGTTGCACTCACTGCTACTTTCTACATCAAGAAG TTCACGTTGCTGCGGTGCTGTGTGGCAGAGCAGAGGATGTTTCGGGCATCCAGCTCCTCTGTGCTGTTTCACTTCATGCTGCTGCTCGGCCTGGCTATTGCAGGGGTCACTCTGGCCTTCAACCTCCTCAG GTCTTCACTCATGCCCTCTTGTGGTCCATTTGGGAATGGGCGCAGTGTTCTTAATGTGACAGGGGCCTGTATGCAGACCCTCCCCAGTCCAGTCCAGACCACCAtacactttctctcctctgcggCCTTTGCTCTTCCCCTGCTCATGACACAAGT CATAATGCTAACCTTCTATGTCTCACGGCGGAGAGCCAACAACAAGACCATTGAGAGACTTAAACAGATGCTGGTGACG ACCAGTGCAGATAAGCGTTTCCTGGTGAAAGAACATGCCACGATTCTTAGGTGTAGAAAGAGACACCCAGATTCTGCTCAGACGGACAAGAGTAGGAGCCTAAACCAGGAGCCTGGGTCACCCCCTCCCACACAGGACGTCCCAGAAGGAATATTATGA
- the tk1 gene encoding thymidine kinase, cytosolic codes for MDCMDFPRVFPNSPRKARGQIQVIFGPMFSGKSTELIRRVRRFQVAQYNCLVVKYEKDTRYSDTGMATHDKNTMDAVPASCLADIRPLALKACVIGIDEGQFFPDTVPFAEEMANLGKIVIVAALDGTFQRKAFGNILSLVPLAESVVKLHAVCMQCYKEAAYTKRTGAETEIEVIGGADKYQAVCRKCYGGLVDKENSAPFKGETPQYGKLLDASMPRKLFSGLHL; via the exons GTCATCTTTGGACCCATGTTTTCTGGAAAAAG TACTGAGCTGATAAGGAGAGTACGGCGCTTTCAGGTTGCGCAATACAACTGTTTGGTGGTGAAATATGAAAAAGACACTCGATACTCTGACACAGGCATGGCTACACATGATAA AAACACTATGGATGCGGTGCCTGCAAGCTGTTTAGCAGATATCCGTCCTCTCGCATTGAAAGCCTGTGTCATCGGAATTGACGAAGGACAATTT TTTCCTGATACTGTGCCATTTGCTGAGGAAATGGCAAACTTAGGAAAAATAGTCATTGTGGCAGCGTTGGATGGAACCTTCCAAAGaaaa GCATTTGGAAACATTCTGAGTCTGGTTCCTTTGGCGGAGAGCGTGGTGAAGCTCCATGCAGTCTGTATGCAGTGTTACAAAGAAGCAGCTTACAcaaagaggacaggagcagagacggag ATTGAGGTGATCGGAGGAGCAGACAAGTATCAGGCCGTGTGCAGAAAGTGCTATGGTGGTCTGGTGGACAAGGAGAACAGTGCCCCCTTCAAAGGGGAGACCCCACAATATGGAAAATTGCTGGATGCAAGCATGCCCCGGAAACTCTTCTCTGGCTTGCACCTCTGA
- the si:dkey-93h22.7 gene encoding Fc receptor-like protein 5 encodes MAIILHLSFVVIVGLGSCYDDPPVLGQPRLYGPDAALLKNTVEFYCRLSVYPKNETILLQLFKEGDRDKILGEYSSLNGEQGVFPILIKPFHDGFLECVASAQNNTSIEPTVSKSHRLRVIEPVKNAEVVVSSGQTELFENKTLELECKVAKGTYVNYYWLLNEEEISDTTYRHFNDNQLKVFRTTSKDSGLYMCIALNSYNETIYQSNSSTVQITFKAAVSTPQPSFTVLKENMSYSALVSCHSLRGTPPITFTLHEFDDEIGNVTVDDRNATFKIPIALGQHARWLKCTADNGQQSTSKDWMELKVVPVEGPVTLQYSYDTGSNFAVVGLTFNCTASKGTHVKFEWFLNGTLLPHTRGPFYHMVNVPPKSSILLLAVDRRSAGTYHCEASDEFDNTTAIRSRGKYLDKEVLNRIPDVVVAVVFGSFAFILALVCICCGIGFVYSKM; translated from the exons ATGGCTATAATTCTTCATCTTTCATTTGTGGTGATTGTAG gTTTGGGCTCCTGTTATGATG ATCCTCCAGTCCTGGGCCAACCTCGGCTGTATGGACCAGACGCGGCCCTTTTGAAGAATACAGTGGAGTTTTACTGTAGACTTTCTGTGTATCCCAAAAATGAAACTATCCTGCTGCAGCTGTTCAA GGAGGGTGACCGTGATAAGATTCTTGGTGAATACAGTTCTCTGAATGGGGAGCAAGGAGTTTTTCCCATTTTGATCAAACCATTTCACGATGGATTCCTGGAGTGTGTGGCAAGCGCTCAGAACAACACCTCTATTGAGCCAACAGTGAGCAAAAGCCACCGCCTTCGGGTCATTG AGCCGGTGAAAAACGCAGAGGTGGTGGTCAGTTCAGGACAGACTGAGCTCTTTGAAAACAAAACTTTGGAGCTAGAATGTAAAGTGGCGAAAGGAACCTATGTGAACTACTATTGGCTTCTCAATGAGGAAGAAATCTCTGACACAACTTATCGACATTTTAATGACAACCAGCTCAAAGTCTTCAG AACAACCTCTAAAGACAGTGGCTTGTACATGTGCATCGCTCTGAACTCCTATAATGAAACCATCTACCAATCAAATAGCTCTACAGTTCAGATCACTTTCAAAG CTGCTGTGTCCACTCCTCAACCCTCCTTCACTGTACTGAAAGAGAATATGAGTTACTCTGCATTGGTGTCTTGCCATTCTTTAAGAGGGACTCCTCCTATCACATTCACTCTTCATGAATTTGATGACGAGATTGGTAATGTAACAGTAGATGACAGAAATGCCACTTTTAAGATCCCGATTGCTTTGGGACAGCATGCTAGATGGCTCAAATGCACCGCGGACAATGGACAACAGAGCACAAGCAAAGACTGGATGGAATTAAAAGTCG TGCCAGTTGAAGGCCCGGTGACTTTACAGTACAGCTATGACACAGGCTCAAACTTCGCTGTGGTTGGGCTGACATTTAACTGCACGGCCTCAAAAGGAACCCATGTGAAGTTTGAGTGGTTCCTGAATGGGACTCTGCTCCCTCACACCCGGGGACCCTTCTACCACATGGTGAACGTGCCCCCGAAAAGTTCCATCCTGCTTCTGGCCGTGGACCGGAGAAGCGCCGGGACATACCACTGTGAGGCGTCTGATGAATTTGACAACACAACCGCAATACGCAGCAGGGGAAAATACCTTGATAAAGAAG TGTTAAATCGGATCCCTGATGTCGTGGTCGCTGTGGTCTTTGGAAGTTTCGCATTTATCTTAGCCCTGGTCTGCATCTGCTGTGGTATTGGCTTTGTGTACAGTAAGATGTGA
- the syngr2b gene encoding synaptogyrin-2b: protein MEEKGDSTAYGVAFAGGGFDLNKFIRQPQTIVRGLSLIFSLVVFGTITNEGYINPPTSAQAHCMFNQNDSACHFTVAIGVIAFLACVVFTVLDIYLPFMSNAPDRKYVIMAELAFSGLWTFLWFVCFCLLASEWARTHVIIGIPLEAAQATIAFSFFSIATWGILTYFALGRYRRGVHDMTLHVEAPSDQHAPYPPTYAPASYNPTPYNPTTYSTYPSDQPAFIPNIQPTVDSGYQPPNY from the exons ATGGAGGAGAAGGGCGACTCTACAGCGTACGGAGTGGCTTTCGCAGGAGGGGGATTTGACTTAAACAAGTTTATCCGACAGCCACAGACCATAGTGCGGGGTCTCAGCCTG ATCTTTTCTCTGGTCGTGTTTGGGACCATTACAAACGAGGGCTACATCAACCCCCCCACGTCGGCCCAGGCGCACTGCATGTTTAACCAGAATGACTCGGCCTGTCACTTCACTGTGGCCATCGGGGTCATCGCCTTCTTGGCCTGTGTGGTCTTCACGGTGCTAGACATTTACCTGCCCTTCATGAGCAACGCCCCAGACAGGAAATACGTCATCATGGCTGAACTCGCATTCTCAG GGCTGTGGACCTTCCtgtggtttgtgtgtttttgcctCTTGGCCAGTGAATGGGCCCGGACTCATGTCATTATTGGGATCCCTTTGGAGGCCGCACAAGCTACTATTGCATTCTCATTCTTTTCCATCGCTACCTGG GGTATCCTCACCTACTTTGCCCTGGGCCGTTATCGCCGTGGAGTGCATGACATGACTCTCCACGTTGAAGCGCCATCGGACCAGCACGCCCCCTACCCGCCAACGTATGCACCTGCGTCCTACAACCCCACTCCCTATAACCCCACCACATACTCCACCTACCCCAGTGACCAGCCCGCCTTCATCCCCAATATACAACCAACAGTGGACTCTGGATATCAACCGCCCAACTATTAA
- the LOC117381446 gene encoding hemicentin-2, translated as MSNPTATLLLPIWALANLIVMINGSESLHPVLSGPTLAYLSYRVVFRCVAPGAPPPVTYELVKDKATAINSGIDLQGDQPALFFLKVAMMSGGLYHCKARANNREGVSNSVRLTVVIPPSETRVTSEPFPPVAYEGSRLVLCCNVSRGSHLSYSWFFNRRLVQSSSSPLVHSQGNHLVIEKVRPEHAGHYSCMAFSTVEDIKRFSSSREVQLIVKVYMTKPQISFSVSKEAGGNLMGNISCSVSRGSPPINFTLLLNDRTVDSVTGSGSLSIWFDLLMVPGLEMGRAQCRAQTEVQDIVSEPLTLEVVPVGGHIKVLVDYFYRIDTKPTAAKLGCQISQGTFPFITWLHNGSVLTSDTQTEFYIPQTIPPFAFTDHGRTLILTKLGPEVFGHYRCKARDSYDESGPWVQSEDVLVQFKGYLNPCPKPLPPPPTAALPNASVPSIESISIAFCCFVLLVLVVGVACVYQMVDQRRDAQGTDPIEYPMSEVPSR; from the exons ATGTCGAATCCAACAGCTACACTTCTGCTGCCAATTTGgg CTTTGGCCAACCTGATCGTCATGATAA ATGGATCAGAGTCTCTCCATCCTGTCCTGAGTGGTCCCACTTTGGCCTACCTCAGTTACAGAGTAGTCTTCAGGTGTGTGGCCCCGGGTGCTCCTCCTCCAGTCACATATGAACTGGTAAAAGACAAAGCCACCGCCATCAATAGTGGGATAGATCTCCAAGGAGACCAGCCAGCGTTATTCTTCCTGAAGGTTGCTATGATGTCAGGGGGGTTGTACCACTGCAAGGCCCGGGCCAACAACAGAGAAGGAGTCAGCAACAGTGTCAGACTAACTGTAGTGA TTCCTCCATCAGAAACCAGGGTAACTTCAGAGCCATTCCCACCTGTGGCCTATGAGGGGTCTCGTCTGGTCCTCTGCTGTAACGTGTCCCGTGGCTCTCACCTGTCCTACTCCTGGTTCTTCAACAGGAGACTGGTGcaatcctcctcctcacctctggTCCACTCTCAGGGGAACCATTTGGTGATAGAGAAAGTCCGCCCTGAACATGCGGGTCATTACTCCTGCATGGCCTTTTCCACTGTGGAGGACATCAAGCGGTTCTCCAGCAGCAGAGAGGTGCAGCTCATTGTCAAAG TCTACATGACCAAGCCTCAGATCTCATTTTCCGTCTCCAAAGAAGCTGGTGGCAATTTGATGGGGAACATCAGCTGCAGTGTGTCCCGGGGCAGTCCTCCAATAAACTTCACCCTCCTCCTGAATGACAGGACAGTGGACTCAGTCACAGGGTCTGGATCACTGTCCATCTGGTTTGACCTCCTCATGGTCCCAGGGCTGGAGATGGGCAGAGCGCAGTGCAGGGCCCAAACAGAGGTCCAGGACATCGTGAGTGAACCCCTGACTCTGGAAGTTG TCCCAGTTGGAGGCCACATAAAAGTGCTGGTGGATTACTTCTACAGAATAGACACCAAACCCACTGCTGCTAAACTGGGTTGCCAGATAAGCCAGGGGACTTTCCCCTTTATCACATGGCTCCATAATGGCTCTGTCCTGACTTCAGACACCCAAACAGAATTTTACATCCCCCAAACCATTCCTCCCTTTGCCTTCACGGACCATGGACGAACTCTAATTTTAACCAAGCTTGGACCAGAGGTTTTTGGACATTACAGGTGCAAAGCAAGAGACAGCTATGATGAGAGTGGTCCTTGGGTGCAGAGCGAAGATGTGTTGGTACAATTCAAAG GATATTTAAACCCatgcccaaagcccctcccaccTCCACCCACTGCTGCACTGCCAA ATGCCTCTGTTCCCTCTATAGAGTCTATCTCCATTGCTTTCTGCTGCTTTGTCCTACTTGTCCTGGTTGTGGGTGTGGCCTGTGTCTATCAGATGGTCGATCAAAGAAGAG ATGCTCAAGGGACAGA TCCAATTGAATATCCCATGTCTGAAGTACCATCTCGTTAA